A genomic window from Candidatus Bathyarchaeota archaeon includes:
- a CDS encoding deoxyribonuclease IV: protein MKFGFHVSISGSVDMAVDRAVKLGCTTFQIFTRSPRQWYSTNLDSEIAKKFSDKVKENNIQPVFAHMPYLPNLASPKDDVYEKSVKTLGSELKRCELLEIPYLVTHLGSHLGAGMQIGFERLIHAINQALTLTDEVMLLLENTAGTKNSMGNTLEQIQEIIKEVDHPEQVGVCFDTSHAFAAGYDFRTKEAVEKTVTNIEETFGFEKLKLVHLNDSKGDLNSRIDRHDHIGMGKIGEDGFRNILASKLRTLPIIMETPIDDRRDDIGNLEKLKELYKK from the coding sequence TTGAAGTTTGGGTTTCATGTTTCGATTTCAGGTTCAGTTGACATGGCAGTAGACCGAGCAGTTAAACTAGGGTGTACGACTTTTCAAATTTTCACCAGAAGTCCCAGACAATGGTATTCAACTAATCTTGACTCCGAAATTGCCAAAAAGTTTTCTGATAAAGTGAAAGAAAACAATATCCAGCCAGTTTTTGCTCATATGCCTTATCTACCAAATTTGGCGTCCCCTAAAGATGATGTCTACGAAAAATCTGTTAAAACCCTTGGTTCAGAACTGAAAAGATGTGAACTATTAGAAATTCCGTATTTAGTTACTCATCTAGGTAGCCATCTTGGAGCAGGTATGCAAATTGGTTTTGAAAGATTGATCCATGCTATCAATCAAGCACTCACTTTGACCGATGAAGTTATGCTTTTGTTAGAAAACACTGCTGGAACAAAAAATAGCATGGGAAACACCTTGGAACAAATTCAAGAGATTATAAAAGAAGTAGATCACCCGGAACAGGTTGGGGTGTGTTTTGATACCAGTCACGCTTTTGCAGCAGGTTATGATTTTAGAACAAAAGAAGCAGTAGAAAAAACAGTAACTAATATTGAAGAGACCTTCGGGTTTGAAAAGCTTAAACTCGTTCACCTTAATGACTCAAAAGGAGATTTGAATTCTCGAATAGACCGCCATGACCACATTGGAATGGGAAAGATAGGAGAAGATGGTTTTAGAAACATCCTTGCAAGCAAGTTGCGTACTTTGCCAATTATAATGGAAACTCCAATAGATGACAGACGTGATGATATAGGAAACTTGGAGAAACTAAAAGAGCTGTATAAAAAATAA
- a CDS encoding citrate synthase (catalyzes the formation of citrate from acetyl-CoA and oxaloacetate): MTDAESERVVIRGLRDVAAATTQISFVAPRGILYYSGYNIDDLVDQASYEEVIYLLLNNKLPTTNELTELRSHLFSEMRLPLPVVNRIRNASTSCHPMEVLRTEVSHLGEFDPEPDDTSDEANKRRAVRIIAKVPTIISFLYRTRMNQDAVVPIKGNSFAENFLFMFRGRPADEQEKTAMERYMILHADHGLNASTFAARVTAGTGSDLYSAVTSAVGTLKGEFHGGASERVMKMLYEINSIDEVEEYIQTMLDDKKKIMGFGHRVYETEDPRSKHLRVIAEQLCHQKDTLEIYNKCKKIEQTVHDKKGIFPNVDFYAALVMHALGVPREFFTSFFACSRVTGWVAHTLEQYTDAVLIRPTSKYIGAFGREFDPIEKRS; the protein is encoded by the coding sequence ATGACTGATGCTGAAAGTGAACGAGTTGTAATCCGCGGTCTGAGGGATGTTGCTGCTGCTACAACTCAGATTAGTTTTGTAGCCCCTCGGGGAATTTTGTATTATTCAGGTTATAATATAGATGATCTTGTAGATCAAGCAAGTTACGAAGAAGTAATTTATCTTCTGCTAAATAATAAGTTGCCTACAACTAATGAGTTAACTGAATTGCGCTCTCATCTTTTCTCTGAAATGAGGTTGCCACTCCCTGTTGTCAACCGAATCAGAAATGCTTCAACTAGTTGCCATCCTATGGAGGTATTGCGCACTGAAGTTTCACATCTTGGAGAGTTTGATCCTGAACCAGACGACACTTCTGATGAAGCTAACAAAAGAAGAGCAGTTCGCATAATTGCCAAAGTTCCTACAATAATCTCATTTTTGTACCGAACTCGCATGAACCAAGATGCCGTTGTCCCAATTAAAGGAAATAGTTTTGCTGAAAACTTTTTGTTCATGTTCCGTGGACGCCCTGCTGATGAGCAAGAAAAAACTGCTATGGAGCGTTACATGATACTGCATGCAGACCATGGACTTAATGCGTCTACTTTTGCTGCTCGTGTTACTGCTGGTACTGGTTCCGACCTGTATTCTGCTGTGACTTCTGCTGTGGGGACTCTGAAAGGGGAATTTCATGGTGGAGCCAGTGAGCGGGTCATGAAAATGTTGTATGAAATAAACAGCATAGACGAAGTTGAAGAATACATTCAAACTATGCTTGATGATAAAAAGAAAATCATGGGTTTTGGCCATCGAGTCTATGAAACAGAAGACCCCCGTTCAAAACATCTCAGAGTAATAGCTGAACAGTTGTGCCACCAAAAAGACACTTTAGAAATTTACAACAAATGCAAAAAAATTGAACAAACAGTTCACGATAAAAAAGGAATCTTTCCCAATGTAGACTTTTATGCTGCCCTTGTTATGCACGCTTTGGGTGTTCCACGAGAGTTCTTTACTTCCTTCTTTGCATGTAGCAGAGTCACTGGATGGGTTGCACACACATTAGAGCAATATACTGATGCTGTCTTGATTCGCCCAACATCAAAATACATCGGCGCCTTTGGACGAGAGTTTGATCCAATCGAAAAACGATCTTGA
- a CDS encoding Vps62-related protein, giving the protein MKKKFMFLCVLLVTALLVVSPITGVLAQQDSDNDGISDAKENELAAKFKPVLHFASGEKFFPTDPNYHIQNSELYMKSGETNILVDNSPTIASIAQYTTESYFLNNTLGSYEAIAQNYEQNREIYGDKIYARVTSDAQYIVVQYWFFYAYNPGSLNQHQGDWEMIQIVLDSSETPLYAVYSQHHSGQIAQWRDVEKVDGTHPRVYVALGSHANYFRYYQGKLGLESDTVGNDYTLNPEDLETILLGEMGTGNHPASQNWLAFGGRWGDWTELADAYMGFAGPNGPGHGENTDKWFNPVSWGNETFQVDQTWFTASMFAYYFLYIFAIILVIRVGFKAWKIIKNKKNGKLGILKMIRSKASIFVILGLAGVIVYLVALFLPWYTCTGNIQTTMLSTEGTVEIVTLDGVNGLRVNMLQGNQGLTPLFGIAIPFSIIFLSSVLLNALDIISAEKPSSLSKSYIISGITSLIPAILILGAVISLTVLIESVAGAFSGGLVLPPQVADIVSAISSSPFGGNITQAIDSNGTASISWGLGIGAYMFIVAATIKIVAGIMLRNTKVNETD; this is encoded by the coding sequence ATGAAAAAAAAATTCATGTTTTTATGTGTACTATTGGTTACTGCTTTGCTTGTTGTGTCCCCAATTACCGGAGTTTTAGCACAACAAGATTCAGACAATGACGGAATTTCTGACGCAAAGGAAAATGAATTGGCTGCAAAATTTAAACCAGTTCTGCATTTTGCATCCGGTGAAAAATTTTTCCCAACTGATCCAAATTACCACATTCAAAATTCTGAGCTTTACATGAAATCTGGCGAAACAAACATTCTAGTTGATAATTCCCCAACAATAGCAAGCATTGCCCAGTACACCACAGAGAGTTACTTCTTGAACAACACTTTAGGATCCTACGAAGCAATAGCCCAAAATTATGAACAAAACCGAGAAATCTACGGAGATAAAATTTACGCCCGCGTTACTTCAGATGCACAATACATTGTAGTCCAGTACTGGTTCTTTTATGCTTACAACCCTGGAAGTCTAAACCAGCATCAAGGGGACTGGGAAATGATACAAATAGTTTTGGATTCAAGTGAAACCCCATTGTATGCAGTTTATTCACAACATCATTCAGGACAAATTGCTCAATGGCGAGATGTAGAAAAAGTAGATGGAACACATCCGCGAGTTTACGTTGCGTTAGGTTCCCATGCTAACTACTTCAGATATTACCAAGGCAAACTTGGTCTTGAAAGTGACACGGTAGGAAACGATTACACACTAAACCCCGAAGACCTAGAAACAATACTTTTAGGAGAAATGGGAACAGGCAATCATCCAGCATCCCAAAATTGGCTTGCATTTGGAGGGCGATGGGGCGACTGGACTGAATTAGCAGATGCCTATATGGGTTTTGCAGGTCCAAACGGTCCAGGACATGGAGAGAACACAGATAAATGGTTTAATCCAGTTTCATGGGGAAATGAGACCTTTCAAGTAGACCAAACTTGGTTCACTGCTAGCATGTTTGCGTATTATTTCCTTTACATTTTTGCAATAATTCTGGTGATACGCGTTGGATTCAAAGCATGGAAGATAATAAAAAACAAGAAAAATGGAAAACTCGGAATACTAAAAATGATTCGTTCAAAAGCATCAATATTTGTAATTCTAGGACTAGCAGGAGTAATAGTTTATCTTGTTGCCCTGTTTTTGCCCTGGTATACATGCACAGGAAACATTCAAACAACAATGCTGAGCACTGAAGGCACAGTAGAAATTGTTACACTTGACGGGGTTAACGGACTGCGAGTTAACATGCTTCAAGGCAATCAGGGCTTAACTCCATTGTTTGGAATAGCAATCCCGTTCAGCATAATCTTTCTTTCCAGTGTACTGCTTAATGCATTAGATATAATCTCAGCAGAAAAACCAAGCAGCCTTTCAAAAAGTTACATAATAAGCGGCATTACTTCATTAATTCCAGCAATCCTCATTTTAGGAGCCGTGATTTCCTTGACCGTATTGATTGAATCAGTTGCAGGAGCGTTTTCAGGCGGACTAGTATTACCTCCCCAAGTAGCAGATATTGTTTCAGCGATTTCATCATCTCCATTTGGAGGAAATATAACCCAGGCAATAGACTCCAATGGAACTGCAAGCATAAGTTGGGGCTTAGGCATTGGCGCGTACATGTTCATTGTGGCAGCTACAATCAAGATTGTTGCGGGAATAATGCTTAGAAATACCAAAGTAAACGAAACAGATTAA
- a CDS encoding PKD domain-containing protein, giving the protein MIKTKGIILTTLVSTIMILGSFTCFVSAAESNPTIWVTIHRIQATQSSEYNSYWKYSITVNDQITDAQTQDYTCQKTGDDIIIDRDDSFTVKNQNVYITLTVYKSEQGKYETADISSLGTAFDCVYNLATNEIGGEEITVEDGYYKTSGDYDGNLNENDATVWLVISDNYDAPVANAGEDQTVSVRELVNFDASLSKASEGSSIVKVEWDFNGDGVIDADKETASFRFNQNGNYTCKLIITDSIGVTDEDTCIIRVMNKAPIASFTFSPENPSIYDSINIIDHSYDSDGTITSWFWDFGDGTNSTEQNPTHTFKEKNEYQITLTVTDNQGAEDSKTQTLTMTNLPPEACFECNTTDFQIGKEIQFLDNSTDPENKLVSWLWDFGDGNSSNLQTPTHKFLEKGDYNVTLTVADDENANSTYIITISVIEQIEDNTATLWILAVAAIAVASVVFVTLFLRNRKQKSFPEMFTGSKDPEF; this is encoded by the coding sequence ATGATAAAAACAAAAGGAATTATACTAACAACACTTGTTTCAACAATTATGATTTTAGGATCATTCACCTGCTTTGTATCTGCAGCTGAATCTAATCCAACCATCTGGGTAACGATTCACAGAATTCAAGCGACCCAAAGTAGCGAATACAACAGTTATTGGAAATACAGCATAACAGTAAATGACCAAATAACAGATGCACAAACACAAGATTACACCTGCCAAAAAACCGGTGATGACATCATCATTGACAGAGATGACTCATTTACTGTAAAAAATCAAAATGTCTACATCACATTAACTGTATACAAGAGTGAACAGGGAAAATATGAAACAGCTGACATCAGCAGTTTAGGCACAGCATTTGACTGTGTATACAATTTAGCAACAAATGAGATAGGTGGCGAAGAAATAACCGTTGAAGACGGTTACTATAAAACCTCAGGAGATTATGATGGAAATTTAAACGAAAATGATGCAACTGTTTGGCTTGTAATTTCTGATAATTACGATGCCCCCGTAGCAAACGCTGGGGAGGATCAAACAGTTAGCGTCAGAGAATTAGTCAATTTTGATGCTTCATTGTCTAAGGCGTCAGAGGGTTCATCTATTGTTAAGGTGGAATGGGATTTTAATGGCGATGGAGTTATTGACGCGGACAAAGAAACTGCATCATTCAGATTTAATCAAAATGGAAATTATACATGCAAATTGATTATAACAGACAGCATAGGTGTTACCGATGAAGATACATGCATCATTAGGGTTATGAACAAAGCACCAATAGCATCATTCACATTTTCCCCTGAAAACCCAAGCATCTATGATAGCATTAACATTATTGACCACTCATACGACAGTGATGGAACAATAACTTCCTGGTTCTGGGACTTCGGAGACGGAACAAACTCAACAGAACAAAACCCAACCCACACATTCAAAGAAAAAAATGAATATCAAATAACACTAACAGTAACAGACAATCAAGGAGCAGAAGACTCAAAAACTCAAACATTAACTATGACAAACTTGCCACCAGAAGCATGTTTTGAATGTAACACCACAGACTTCCAAATTGGTAAAGAAATCCAGTTCTTGGACAACTCAACAGACCCAGAAAATAAACTTGTTTCATGGCTCTGGGATTTTGGCGATGGAAACAGCTCTAATCTCCAGACTCCAACACACAAATTTTTAGAAAAAGGAGATTACAATGTAACCTTAACTGTAGCAGACGATGAGAATGCAAATAGTACATACATTATCACGATCTCAGTTATCGAACAAATAGAAGATAACACAGCAACGTTGTGGATACTTGCTGTAGCTGCAATAGCAGTAGCATCTGTTGTTTTCGTGACATTATTTTTAAGAAACAGAAAACAGAAAAGTTTCCCAGAAATGTTTACAGGGTCAAAAGACCCTGAATTTTGA
- a CDS encoding ECF transporter S component: protein MNNQSNSNNTKKVSSALRVARISIFTALSVIGSFISPYPVIPTIALDSSPGFFAALYFGVIDGLLITGLGHIVTAVVNGFPLGTLHYIIAIGMALAGGAMGLVNKSNKKWGFIPGAAAAVAINTVLSVIMVPTIGWAATITNVTIPLLLAASLNAAIAAILYVAVRNRRITT, encoded by the coding sequence ATGAATAATCAATCAAACTCAAATAATACAAAAAAAGTTTCAAGCGCTTTACGTGTTGCGCGAATATCAATCTTTACTGCACTTAGTGTTATTGGCTCTTTCATTTCTCCTTATCCTGTTATTCCAACAATAGCTCTAGATTCTAGTCCCGGATTCTTTGCTGCACTGTACTTTGGAGTAATCGACGGTTTACTGATTACTGGACTTGGACACATAGTAACAGCAGTAGTAAACGGGTTTCCATTAGGCACCTTACATTATATCATAGCCATAGGAATGGCATTAGCTGGTGGAGCAATGGGTCTAGTAAATAAATCAAACAAGAAATGGGGATTCATACCAGGTGCAGCTGCAGCAGTGGCAATTAATACAGTTCTTTCAGTAATTATGGTTCCAACAATAGGCTGGGCAGCAACAATCACAAACGTAACTATTCCATTATTGTTGGCAGCTAGCTTAAACGCAGCAATCGCAGCGATATTGTATGTTGCAGTTAGAAACAGAAGGATTACAACATGA
- a CDS encoding ribbon-helix-helix protein, CopG family — protein sequence MDVVNVRLPSNVVKDLEKLAKRHDLSRSEIIRQALIVYIHFVENVGTLLRPTLFRVKPAQISYVTRGDVSIMKMPTGHAIVVGSSSSGGVGPKPMDTIKSTGEIVGKFLARVASMDVAATGAFPVSVSVTLGVEKEPTGNQIIEGIQKEIRGLGLEPNQVLKENTEENFETIQTGAGITVVGLANEDELRLAKTVPGDFIVAIGEPKVGDEVIPAEARGKIANLKDVTALTRKKFVHDIVPVGSFGISHEAKMLAYSIGRQLKLDDNTELDLNKSAGPATVILITVDKEKLDELQFFIQKPINVVGEVL from the coding sequence ATGGATGTTGTAAATGTTCGGTTACCCAGTAACGTGGTGAAAGATTTAGAAAAACTAGCAAAGCGGCACGACCTTAGCAGATCAGAAATCATTAGACAAGCACTGATTGTTTACATACATTTCGTGGAAAATGTAGGAACCTTACTGCGCCCAACACTATTTCGAGTTAAACCTGCTCAAATTTCCTACGTAACAAGGGGGGATGTTTCCATAATGAAAATGCCCACCGGTCACGCAATTGTCGTAGGATCATCTTCATCAGGGGGAGTCGGACCCAAACCGATGGACACAATAAAAAGCACTGGTGAGATAGTTGGCAAATTTTTAGCGAGAGTTGCATCAATGGACGTTGCCGCTACAGGGGCGTTTCCTGTTTCCGTTTCAGTTACCCTAGGGGTAGAAAAAGAACCCACGGGCAACCAAATCATCGAAGGAATACAAAAAGAAATCAGAGGATTAGGGTTAGAACCCAATCAGGTTTTGAAAGAAAATACTGAAGAAAATTTTGAAACCATACAAACAGGTGCAGGAATAACTGTTGTAGGTTTGGCAAACGAAGATGAACTAAGGCTTGCAAAAACAGTGCCAGGAGATTTTATAGTTGCTATAGGTGAACCCAAAGTAGGAGATGAAGTAATTCCTGCCGAAGCCAGAGGAAAAATTGCTAACCTTAAAGATGTGACGGCATTGACTAGAAAAAAGTTTGTTCACGATATTGTTCCAGTTGGTTCTTTTGGCATCAGTCATGAAGCAAAGATGTTGGCCTACAGTATTGGTAGGCAACTAAAACTTGACGATAACACAGAGCTGGATTTAAACAAGTCTGCTGGACCAGCTACAGTTATTTTAATAACAGTAGACAAAGAAAAACTAGACGAACTGCAGTTTTTTATCCAAAAACCCATCAATGTAGTAGGAGAAGTCCTGTAA
- a CDS encoding MFS transporter → MTIRCRIKDEFSFIKGNIFVNTVTIAVILVTAAIPYTFYPKYIEGLGGNAFIVGIIGFAAYVTLALVQIPGGYLADKYGRRKLIVTMTFATSITYFLFAIAPNWQFFLLATILQNTFMIYQPALQALVADSTPPEKRGMGFSIINLLHHISIPSPIIAGILVVQFGIISGMQIGYLIVSIAFIVTAIIRTKFKETLKTTFEGNPIKDAIKNIPNSIIESTKALKTESNPMLFLFGSFAIYHFAWYMCSIYLVVYATEILNIPELNWAILMSWFSIVNVVTALPCGKIVDKIGRKKPLIVAWVLFIPGLVGFVYGNAIIIAISLLCFGVALILANSAYPALIADFVIREKRGKIIGSTNFFFNILSGLGQLSGGVMYEYVSPELPFLTSAILFIPCLILTLFKVKEPTKREL, encoded by the coding sequence TTGACAATTCGATGCAGAATCAAAGATGAGTTCTCGTTTATCAAAGGCAATATATTCGTCAACACTGTTACTATCGCAGTAATCCTTGTTACAGCAGCTATTCCTTACACTTTTTATCCCAAATACATTGAAGGATTAGGCGGCAACGCATTCATCGTTGGAATCATAGGTTTTGCAGCGTATGTGACCTTAGCATTGGTTCAGATTCCAGGGGGTTATCTTGCAGACAAGTATGGAAGGCGAAAACTAATAGTAACAATGACTTTCGCAACCTCAATAACATATTTCTTATTTGCCATTGCTCCAAACTGGCAGTTCTTCCTGCTTGCAACAATACTACAAAACACGTTCATGATTTACCAACCAGCACTGCAAGCTCTTGTAGCAGATTCTACACCACCTGAAAAAAGAGGCATGGGGTTTTCCATCATCAACCTTTTGCATCATATTTCAATTCCGTCACCCATAATTGCAGGCATATTAGTAGTGCAGTTTGGAATAATTTCGGGAATGCAGATTGGTTACCTGATAGTCTCAATAGCGTTTATTGTAACTGCAATAATAAGAACAAAATTCAAAGAAACCTTGAAAACAACATTTGAAGGAAACCCAATAAAAGACGCAATCAAAAACATTCCGAATTCAATAATCGAAAGCACAAAAGCCCTAAAAACAGAATCAAACCCGATGCTCTTCCTTTTTGGCAGCTTTGCAATCTACCATTTTGCATGGTACATGTGCTCAATATACCTAGTCGTATACGCTACAGAAATATTAAACATTCCCGAGCTTAACTGGGCAATTTTAATGAGCTGGTTTTCAATAGTAAATGTAGTCACAGCATTGCCCTGCGGCAAAATTGTTGACAAAATCGGGAGAAAAAAACCACTAATTGTAGCATGGGTTCTTTTTATTCCAGGACTTGTTGGATTTGTTTATGGAAATGCAATAATTATTGCCATAAGTTTACTATGTTTTGGCGTCGCATTGATTTTAGCAAACAGTGCGTATCCCGCGTTAATTGCAGATTTTGTTATCAGAGAAAAACGTGGAAAAATAATTGGAAGCACAAACTTCTTCTTTAACATTCTAAGTGGACTGGGACAGCTCTCAGGTGGAGTAATGTATGAATATGTGTCACCGGAGCTTCCGTTTCTGACGTCTGCAATCTTGTTTATTCCATGCTTAATTTTGACGTTGTTCAAGGTAAAGGAACCTACAAAAAGGGAGCTGTAA
- a CDS encoding ATP-grasp domain-containing protein yields MNLLIVEWISGGGYSGQTISSSIFSEGYSMLRSLISDCKAAGHNVTIFLDSRLAAFNLPNKADKIISLSSREEFYKKTRELSSSVDGVYVIAPESDQVLETIVKTVEEAGGTSLNCSSEAIKRVSNKKTTYETLKNCGLQVPETIVVNTTNEPSSIKSKIKKLGYPLIFKALDGVSCAGLSIVKTEKNIPKALEKVRQETTNKQFIVQKRVKGKAASVSVFSDGKNAVAVTLNQQFVTLTTPDEDSSYYGGAIPFKHPLEHEALTTAKNAVETLGGLKGYVGVDMVLTNKGPIVIEVNPRLTVSYVGLRKVVNFNAAQAIIDAVVDKRLPKNVHTKGYTFFSKIELPSSSQKTTETYNLKEIVSPPFLVEENKLAYTFVVTCSNTSKGAQSAFYKTKKRLLSNYKGD; encoded by the coding sequence TTGAACCTTTTGATAGTTGAATGGATTTCTGGCGGAGGATATTCAGGTCAAACCATCTCGAGCAGCATCTTCAGTGAAGGATACAGCATGCTACGAAGCCTAATCAGCGACTGCAAAGCAGCAGGACATAACGTTACAATATTTCTAGACAGCAGGCTAGCAGCATTTAATCTACCTAACAAAGCAGATAAAATAATTTCATTGTCTTCTCGTGAAGAGTTCTACAAGAAAACAAGAGAGCTTTCCAGTTCAGTTGACGGCGTTTATGTAATTGCCCCTGAATCAGACCAAGTTTTAGAAACCATTGTTAAAACAGTAGAAGAAGCGGGTGGAACATCACTTAATTGCTCATCTGAAGCCATAAAACGGGTTTCAAACAAGAAGACAACTTATGAAACCTTGAAGAATTGTGGATTACAAGTTCCTGAAACAATTGTGGTAAACACTACTAACGAACCCAGCAGCATTAAGAGCAAAATCAAAAAGTTGGGTTATCCTCTGATCTTTAAGGCTCTTGATGGAGTTAGTTGCGCTGGATTAAGCATTGTTAAAACAGAAAAAAATATTCCAAAAGCATTAGAAAAAGTCAGACAAGAAACCACAAATAAACAGTTTATTGTTCAAAAACGTGTCAAAGGAAAAGCTGCAAGTGTAAGTGTATTTTCTGATGGAAAAAATGCAGTAGCGGTAACTTTGAATCAACAGTTTGTTACTTTGACGACCCCCGATGAAGATTCATCATACTATGGTGGAGCAATTCCTTTCAAACATCCTTTAGAACATGAAGCATTAACTACAGCAAAAAACGCAGTTGAAACTTTAGGCGGATTAAAGGGTTATGTGGGAGTAGACATGGTATTAACAAACAAGGGACCTATCGTGATAGAAGTTAACCCTCGCCTTACTGTATCGTACGTTGGGTTAAGAAAAGTCGTGAACTTCAATGCTGCACAGGCAATAATTGATGCAGTAGTCGATAAAAGATTACCAAAAAATGTGCACACAAAAGGTTACACGTTTTTTTCGAAAATCGAACTGCCTTCAAGTTCTCAGAAGACCACAGAAACGTATAACCTGAAAGAAATTGTTTCACCTCCATTTCTGGTTGAAGAAAACAAATTAGCATACACCTTTGTTGTTACTTGCTCAAACACTAGTAAGGGTGCTCAATCGGCATTTTACAAAACAAAAAAACGCTTGTTAAGCAATTACAAAGGTGATTAA
- a CDS encoding H4MPT-linked C1 transfer pathway protein, producing MVNILGLDIGGANTKATFLKTQEGKVTELKTILEYFPVWKNERKQLSELLNQLKKKLINSVVLDGVGVTITAELSDAYQTKKEGINHVLGSVTKVFGEFPIFVLDVETNLLTVKDALKNYLKVSSANWAATGWVLSKLIKNGIVTDVGSTTTSIIPVINGKVAAKGKTDLEKLQNGELVYSGSLRTNVATIVNVIPVKEKLTRISSELFAQSGDVHRILGNISESEYTVQTCDDRGKTKKEAMARLARVVSADTNMLSEEEIMGMAKFVYEKQLKQIADGLAQVYDRTKLPKEETKIVVTGMGRNFLAKKAAENLGFTDIIDMNEILGADASIASPSVGVALMVATRLEGKNVTWQQS from the coding sequence GTGGTAAACATTCTTGGTTTAGATATTGGGGGTGCCAACACAAAGGCGACATTTCTGAAAACCCAAGAAGGCAAAGTAACCGAATTGAAAACAATATTAGAGTATTTTCCAGTATGGAAAAATGAGAGAAAGCAGCTTTCAGAACTTTTAAATCAACTGAAAAAAAAGTTGATAAACTCCGTCGTACTGGATGGCGTTGGAGTTACAATAACTGCAGAACTTTCTGATGCATACCAGACAAAAAAAGAAGGAATCAACCACGTTCTAGGTTCGGTAACCAAAGTTTTTGGTGAATTCCCAATTTTTGTTCTTGACGTTGAAACTAATCTGCTAACAGTTAAAGATGCCTTGAAAAATTACCTTAAAGTTTCATCTGCCAACTGGGCAGCAACTGGTTGGGTTCTTTCAAAGCTAATTAAAAACGGAATAGTTACTGATGTGGGAAGCACCACAACAAGCATTATTCCAGTTATTAATGGAAAGGTAGCTGCTAAGGGTAAAACAGATTTAGAAAAGCTCCAGAACGGGGAACTTGTGTATTCAGGGTCTTTGCGGACAAATGTTGCAACAATAGTTAACGTTATTCCAGTAAAAGAAAAATTAACACGGATTTCTTCAGAGCTTTTTGCCCAATCAGGGGATGTGCATCGGATATTAGGTAACATATCAGAATCAGAGTATACAGTGCAAACTTGTGATGACAGAGGAAAAACCAAAAAAGAAGCCATGGCTAGATTAGCGCGGGTTGTATCTGCAGATACAAACATGCTATCTGAAGAGGAAATTATGGGCATGGCAAAGTTTGTTTATGAAAAACAGCTTAAACAAATCGCTGACGGATTGGCACAGGTTTATGACAGAACTAAGTTACCTAAAGAAGAAACAAAAATTGTAGTAACGGGGATGGGAAGAAACTTTTTGGCAAAAAAAGCTGCAGAAAATCTTGGCTTTACGGACATTATTGACATGAATGAAATTTTGGGGGCTGATGCTTCAATTGCTTCACCATCAGTTGGGGTGGCACTTATGGTTGCAACTAGATTGGAGGGAAAAAATGTAACATGGCAGCAGTCTTAA